From a single Silene latifolia isolate original U9 population chromosome 6, ASM4854445v1, whole genome shotgun sequence genomic region:
- the LOC141586974 gene encoding small ribosomal subunit protein eS4-like produces the protein MARGLKKHMKRLNAPKHWMLDKLGGAFAPKPSSGPHKSRECLPLILILRNRLKYALNYREVVSILMQRQILVDGKVRTDKTYPAGFMDVVTIPKTNESFRLLYDTKGRFRLHSVRDEESKYKLCKVRSVQFGQKGIPYLNTYDGRTIRYPDPLIKANDTIKLDLESQKIVDFVRFDVGNVVMVTGGRNRGRVGVIKNREKHKGSFETIHIEDSAGHEFATRQGNVFVVGKGTKPWVSLPKGKGIKLTIIEEARKRMQKDPTTA, from the exons GCTAGAGGATTGAAGAAGCACATGAAGAGGCTCAATGCCCCCAAGCATTGGATGCTTGATAAGCTCGGTGGTGCATTT GCTCCTAAGCCATCATCTGGACCCCACAAATCCAGGGAATGCTTGCCTTTGATTCTGATCTTGCGTAACAGGCTGAAGTATGCCCTTAACTACCGTGAGGTTGTCTCAATTTTGATGCAAAGACAAATCCTTGTCGATGGGAAAGTTAGAACTGACAAGACCTATCCTGCTGGTTTCATGG ATGTTGTCACAATCCCCAAAACAAATGAGAGCTTCCGTCTGCTTTATGATACAAAGGGCCGATTTCGCTTGCATTCTGTTAGAGATGAAGAGTCCAAG TACAAGCTATGCAAGGTCCGATCTGTTCAATTCGGTCAGAAGGGCATCCCATACCTGAACACCTATGATGGGCGCACCATTCGTTACCCAGACCCCCTTATCAAGGCCAATGACACAATCAAGCTAGATCTGGAATCCCAAAAGATTGTCGACTTTGTCAGGTTTGATGTTGGCAATGTTGTTATGGTGACGGGAGGAAGGAATAGAGGCCGTGTTGGAGTGATCAAGAACCGAGAAAAGCACAAGGGCAGTTTCGAGACTATCCACATTGAGGATTCTGCAGGGCATGAGTTTGCCACTCGTCAAGGCAATGTTTTCGTAGTGGGTAAGGGAACCAAACCATGGGTGTCTCTACCAAAGGGCAAGGGTATCAAATTGACAATCATCGAGGAGGCTAGGAAGAGAATGCAGAAGGACCCTACAACTGCATAA